A genomic region of Solidesulfovibrio sp. contains the following coding sequences:
- a CDS encoding response regulator yields the protein MSMEQGDKVFLATILVVDDTPHNLLILLGFLKKEYNVVTAESGEQALKYLEDNPVPLLILLDIRMPGMDGYETCRRIKANPKTRNVPIIFLTALTSEEDELLGLSLGAVDYVTKPFKLPILRSRIKTHIELQQKLSLLDNLSLIDPVLLVPNRQYFEYYIQKKWMRMEVGGGYLGIALTKVASDPQLPDEEAQALLHAVVETLRGASVLPGVVVTKYKDAIFATVAPCEQQATIVALVEGARRHLAASITEKFKENLQSVTLQTGLAISPKNGELLSARIVRKAEELLESAAASDLDAVAWELMS from the coding sequence ATGAGCATGGAACAGGGCGACAAGGTTTTTTTGGCAACGATACTGGTTGTGGATGATACACCGCATAATCTTCTCATTTTACTTGGTTTTTTGAAAAAGGAATACAACGTGGTGACGGCGGAGTCCGGGGAGCAGGCCCTCAAGTATCTGGAGGACAACCCGGTTCCCCTCTTGATCCTCCTCGATATCCGAATGCCCGGCATGGATGGGTACGAAACGTGCAGACGGATCAAGGCCAACCCGAAAACCCGCAATGTTCCGATCATTTTCCTGACGGCCCTCACGTCCGAGGAGGACGAACTGCTGGGGCTCTCCCTCGGGGCGGTTGATTATGTGACCAAGCCGTTTAAGCTGCCGATCCTCCGTTCCAGGATCAAGACGCACATCGAATTGCAGCAAAAGCTGTCGCTGCTGGACAACCTGTCGTTGATCGATCCCGTGCTGCTGGTGCCGAACAGGCAATATTTCGAGTATTATATCCAAAAGAAATGGATGAGGATGGAGGTCGGCGGAGGGTATTTGGGCATCGCCCTGACGAAAGTCGCCTCTGACCCGCAATTGCCCGACGAGGAGGCCCAGGCGTTGCTTCACGCTGTTGTGGAGACGCTGCGCGGGGCGTCGGTGTTGCCGGGTGTCGTCGTAACGAAATACAAGGATGCGATTTTCGCCACCGTGGCGCCCTGCGAGCAGCAGGCCACGATTGTCGCCTTGGTCGAGGGCGCCAGGCGCCATCTCGCTGCCTCGATCACGGAGAAATTCAAAGAGAATTTGCAGTCTGTCACCTTGCAAACGGGGTTGGCGATCTCTCCAAAAAACGGAGAGCTCCTTTCCGCCAGGATTGTCCGAAAAGCAGAGGAATTGCTCGAAAGTGCCGCAGCCTCCGATTTGGACGCAGTTGCCTGGGAGTTGATGTCGTAA
- the larB gene encoding nickel pincer cofactor biosynthesis protein LarB, translating to MDMHASLRELLGAVQNGELDIEAGIARLRDLPYLEMGHTKIDLHRPLRNGFPEVVYAAGKTPGQVVDIFSHLRGRGPVLATRVAEETAAAVLAACPGARHNPLGRTLTLGEDDVVYAEGEIGVITAGTSDLPVAEEALTTCRMFGHRAFLVADVGVAGLHRLLDRMAVLRRARALIVVAGMEGALASVVGGLVSQPVVAVPTSVGYGAALAGFTALCGMLTSCASGVTVVNIDNGFGAACAACRINNQVNAAAAKE from the coding sequence ATGGACATGCACGCGTCGCTGCGCGAATTGCTTGGCGCCGTTCAAAACGGCGAACTGGATATCGAGGCGGGGATCGCCCGTCTGCGCGATCTGCCCTACCTGGAAATGGGCCACACCAAGATCGACCTGCACCGGCCGCTGCGCAACGGTTTTCCCGAGGTCGTCTACGCCGCCGGCAAGACGCCGGGGCAGGTGGTGGACATCTTTTCGCACCTGCGCGGCAGGGGGCCGGTCCTGGCCACGCGGGTGGCCGAGGAAACCGCCGCCGCCGTGCTCGCCGCCTGTCCCGGGGCGCGCCACAACCCCCTGGGCCGCACGCTGACCCTGGGCGAGGACGACGTGGTCTACGCCGAGGGCGAGATCGGCGTGATCACGGCCGGCACCTCGGACCTGCCCGTGGCCGAGGAGGCGCTGACCACCTGCCGCATGTTCGGCCACCGGGCCTTTCTGGTGGCCGATGTGGGCGTGGCCGGGCTGCACCGGCTGCTCGACCGCATGGCGGTCCTGCGCCGGGCCCGGGCGCTCATCGTCGTGGCCGGCATGGAAGGGGCGCTGGCCAGCGTGGTGGGCGGGCTCGTGTCCCAGCCGGTGGTGGCCGTGCCGACGTCGGTGGGCTACGGCGCGGCGCTCGCCGGGTTCACGGCCCTGTGCGGCATGCTGACCTCGTGCGCCAGCGGCGTGACCGTGGTCAACATCGACAACGGCTTCGGCGCGGCCTGCGCCGCCTGCCGCATCAACAACCAGGTCAACGCCGCGGCGGCCAAAGAATAA
- the larE gene encoding ATP-dependent sacrificial sulfur transferase LarE yields MTAPNTDEAALAAKADALSRALAGLGRVLVAFSGGVDSTFLLQAALAALGPERVLAATLDPPYASRAEVAEAVRLARDLGARHEVVSVAFPEVLRDNPPERCYLCKRLLFSRLLEMAAAFGTAHVLDGTNRDDLGDHRPGRKALGELGVKSPLLVAGLAKADIRELSRRAGLSTWDKPSAACLLSRLPHGARVDAAVLGRIDQGEAQLRAVGFPAVRLRLHGDLARIEVPADRLADLVAACRAGDLLDRLRRLGLRHVTADLAGYTMGSLNEPAASGKTEF; encoded by the coding sequence ATGACCGCCCCGAACACCGACGAAGCAGCCCTGGCGGCCAAGGCCGACGCCCTTTCCCGGGCCCTTGCCGGACTGGGCCGCGTGCTGGTGGCCTTTTCCGGCGGCGTGGACAGTACCTTCCTCCTCCAGGCCGCCCTGGCCGCCCTGGGGCCGGAGCGCGTCCTGGCCGCCACCCTGGACCCGCCCTATGCCTCCCGGGCCGAGGTGGCCGAGGCGGTCCGGCTGGCCCGGGACCTGGGGGCGCGCCACGAGGTCGTTTCCGTCGCCTTTCCCGAGGTGCTGCGCGACAACCCGCCCGAGCGCTGCTATCTGTGCAAGCGCCTGCTTTTTTCCCGGCTGCTGGAGATGGCCGCCGCGTTCGGCACGGCCCATGTCCTGGACGGCACCAACCGCGACGACCTGGGCGATCACCGGCCGGGGCGCAAGGCCCTTGGGGAATTGGGCGTCAAAAGCCCCTTGCTCGTGGCCGGGCTGGCCAAGGCCGACATCCGGGAGCTGTCGCGCCGGGCGGGGCTGTCCACCTGGGACAAGCCGTCGGCGGCCTGCCTGCTGTCGCGCCTGCCCCACGGAGCGCGCGTGGACGCGGCGGTGCTTGGGCGCATCGATCAGGGCGAGGCGCAACTCCGCGCCGTCGGTTTCCCCGCCGTGCGGCTGCGGCTGCACGGCGACCTGGCCCGCATCGAGGTGCCCGCCGACCGGCTGGCCGACCTGGTCGCGGCCTGCCGCGCCGGCGACCTCCTCGACCGGTTGCGCCGGCTGGGCCTGCGCCACGTGACGGCGGACCTGGCCGGCTACACCATGGGCAGCCTCAACGAACCCGCCGCGAGCGGGAAAACGGAATTCTGA
- the larC gene encoding nickel pincer cofactor biosynthesis protein LarC — MKILYYDCRSGISGDMNLAAMLHLGVDPARLRTELAKLGLEAEYELRIAAAAKNGITGIRVDVDLLDAGHDHEAGHHGHAHEHDHGHEHGHGHGHGQQAHHHRRLSDIEALLAGSALDERVRRTSRDIFRRLARAEATVHGVSVEDVHFHEVGATDALVDIVGAAVCRHVLDVDAVWASPVELGGGFARCAHGLIPVPAPATVELLRGVPTTRGAVAAETTTPTGAAILTSLVDTFTAAPAMVMDRTGYGIGHRDLDIPNLLRVHLGTATASPGGAGSGPARLLQCNIDDMTAEALGAALELLMDAGAMDVHLTPIVMKKSRPATCLSLLCATADEARFTELVFRHTTTLGIKRLPVDKVALDTAFETLDTPLGPVTMKNALMGGAVLRSKPEFEDCRRLAKTHGLPLAAVYEAIAASRKCP; from the coding sequence TTGAAAATCCTTTATTACGACTGCCGCAGCGGCATCAGCGGCGACATGAACCTGGCCGCCATGCTGCACCTGGGCGTGGACCCGGCCAGGCTGCGCACCGAACTGGCCAAGCTGGGCCTCGAAGCGGAATACGAATTGCGCATCGCCGCCGCCGCCAAAAACGGCATCACCGGCATCCGCGTCGACGTGGACCTGCTCGATGCCGGTCACGATCACGAAGCCGGGCACCACGGCCATGCCCACGAGCACGACCATGGCCATGAGCACGGCCATGGCCACGGCCACGGGCAACAGGCACACCACCACCGCCGCCTGTCCGACATCGAGGCGCTCCTGGCCGGGAGCGCCCTGGACGAGCGGGTGCGCCGCACGAGCCGCGACATCTTCCGCCGCCTGGCCCGGGCCGAGGCCACGGTCCACGGCGTGTCCGTCGAGGACGTCCATTTCCACGAGGTCGGGGCCACCGACGCCCTCGTGGACATCGTGGGCGCGGCCGTGTGCCGCCACGTCCTGGACGTGGACGCGGTCTGGGCCTCGCCGGTGGAGCTCGGCGGCGGCTTCGCGCGCTGCGCCCATGGCCTCATTCCCGTGCCCGCGCCGGCCACGGTGGAACTGCTGCGCGGCGTGCCCACCACCCGGGGGGCGGTGGCCGCCGAAACCACCACGCCCACGGGCGCGGCCATCCTGACGAGCCTGGTCGACACCTTCACCGCCGCCCCGGCCATGGTCATGGACCGCACGGGCTACGGCATCGGCCACCGCGACCTGGACATCCCCAACCTGCTGCGCGTCCACCTGGGGACCGCGACCGCCAGCCCGGGCGGGGCCGGATCGGGGCCGGCGCGGCTGTTGCAGTGCAACATCGACGACATGACGGCCGAGGCGCTCGGCGCGGCCCTGGAGCTCCTCATGGACGCGGGGGCCATGGACGTGCATCTGACCCCCATCGTCATGAAAAAGAGCCGGCCGGCCACCTGCCTGTCGCTGCTGTGCGCCACCGCCGACGAGGCCCGCTTCACCGAGCTGGTCTTCCGCCACACCACGACCCTGGGCATCAAGCGCCTCCCCGTGGACAAGGTGGCCCTGGATACGGCCTTCGAGACCCTGGACACGCCCCTTGGGCCGGTGACCATGAAAAATGCGCTCATGGGCGGGGCCGTCCTTCGCTCCAAGCCGGAATTCGAGGATTGCCGCCGCCTGGCCAAAACCCACGGCCTGCCCCTGGCGGCGGTCTACGAAGCCATCGCCGCCAGCCGGAAATGCCCATGA
- a CDS encoding aldo/keto reductase translates to MRYRTMPKNGDQLSILGFGCMRLPATPEGAIDEERAIAQIRRAIDAGVNYVDTAWPYHAGASEPLLGKALRDGYRQRVKVATKLPSWLIKSREDMDRFLDAQLARLETDHIDYYLVHALDGPLWDVVAGHGVTGFLDAARADGRIGNAGFSFHGLLPDFKRIVDAYPWVFCQIQYNYLDQAFQAGSEGLRHAADRGLGVVIMEPLRGGLLARPTPPPAVAALWETAPVPRAPVAWALRWVWNHPEVTLLLSGMNEESHIDQNLAVAEEALPGSLTEEETALVDRAARTYKELMRVGCTGCGYCMPCPMGVQIPKCFDAFNALHMSGDAETAKFHYAISVGGELGVSEPGFASRCVACGECLEKCPQHIAIPDILKDVAAQMEDAAMEQRLATAKRIFTVRPQ, encoded by the coding sequence ATGCGCTACCGGACCATGCCCAAAAACGGCGACCAGCTCTCCATACTGGGATTTGGCTGCATGCGCCTGCCCGCCACGCCGGAAGGCGCCATCGACGAGGAGCGGGCCATCGCCCAGATCCGTCGGGCCATCGACGCGGGCGTCAATTACGTCGACACGGCCTGGCCCTACCATGCCGGGGCCAGCGAGCCCCTGCTCGGCAAGGCCCTGCGCGACGGCTACCGCCAGCGGGTCAAGGTCGCCACCAAGCTGCCCTCGTGGCTCATCAAAAGCCGCGAGGACATGGACCGTTTCCTCGACGCCCAACTGGCCCGGCTGGAAACCGACCACATCGACTACTACCTCGTCCACGCCCTGGACGGGCCGCTGTGGGACGTGGTGGCCGGCCACGGCGTGACCGGCTTTCTCGACGCGGCCCGCGCCGACGGGCGCATCGGCAACGCCGGTTTTTCCTTCCACGGCCTGTTGCCCGACTTCAAGCGCATCGTGGACGCCTATCCCTGGGTCTTTTGCCAGATCCAGTACAACTACCTGGACCAGGCCTTTCAGGCCGGCTCCGAGGGCCTGCGCCACGCCGCCGACCGGGGGCTTGGCGTCGTCATCATGGAGCCCCTGCGCGGCGGCCTGCTGGCCAGGCCGACCCCGCCGCCGGCCGTGGCCGCGCTGTGGGAAACGGCCCCGGTGCCCCGCGCCCCGGTTGCCTGGGCCCTGCGCTGGGTCTGGAACCATCCCGAGGTGACGCTGCTTTTGTCGGGCATGAACGAGGAAAGCCACATCGACCAGAACCTGGCCGTGGCCGAGGAGGCCTTGCCCGGCTCCCTGACCGAAGAGGAAACGGCCCTGGTCGATCGAGCGGCGCGCACCTACAAGGAACTCATGCGGGTCGGCTGCACGGGCTGCGGCTACTGCATGCCCTGTCCCATGGGCGTGCAGATTCCCAAGTGCTTCGACGCGTTCAATGCCCTGCACATGTCCGGCGACGCCGAGACCGCCAAGTTCCACTACGCGATCAGCGTGGGCGGCGAGCTCGGCGTCAGCGAGCCGGGCTTCGCCTCCCGGTGCGTGGCTTGTGGCGAGTGCCTGGAGAAGTGCCCCCAGCACATCGCCATCCCCGATATCCTCAAGGACGTGGCCGCCCAGATGGAGGACGCCGCCATGGAGCAGCGCCTGGCCACGGCCAAGCGGATATTTACGGTCAGGCCGCAGTAG
- a CDS encoding LysE family translocator: protein MFGIHDLGLFIVSGILFNLAPGPDVLYVVGRSARHGARGGVVAALGIGTGCFVHILAAAVGLSAMLAASATAFTVIKFVGAAYLVYTGLRMCLASGDAGGPAAEAGPARASHRGVFVQGFLTNALNPKVALFFLAFLPQFIDVHSPDKAWAFATLGLILDGTGTACNVLLALVTARLAAGFDRGGRARRFFSRGAGALFVLLGVRLALADRA from the coding sequence ATGTTCGGCATCCACGACCTGGGCCTTTTCATCGTTTCGGGCATCCTGTTCAACCTGGCCCCGGGGCCGGACGTCTTGTACGTGGTCGGCCGCAGCGCCCGCCACGGCGCCCGGGGCGGGGTGGTGGCCGCCCTGGGCATCGGCACGGGCTGCTTCGTGCACATTCTCGCCGCCGCCGTGGGGCTTTCGGCCATGCTGGCCGCCTCGGCCACGGCCTTTACCGTGATCAAGTTCGTGGGCGCGGCCTACCTGGTCTACACCGGCCTTCGCATGTGCCTGGCCTCGGGCGACGCCGGCGGGCCGGCCGCCGAGGCCGGCCCCGCCCGCGCGAGCCATCGCGGCGTCTTTGTCCAGGGCTTTCTCACCAACGCCCTCAACCCCAAGGTGGCGCTTTTTTTCCTGGCTTTCCTGCCGCAGTTCATCGACGTCCATTCCCCGGACAAGGCCTGGGCTTTCGCCACCTTGGGGCTCATCCTCGACGGCACGGGCACGGCCTGCAACGTGCTCCTGGCCCTGGTCACGGCGCGTCTGGCCGCGGGTTTCGACCGGGGCGGCCGGGCGCGGCGCTTTTTCTCCCGGGGCGCCGGCGCGTTGTTCGTCCTGCTGGGGGTCCGGCTGGCCCTGGCCGATCGGGCCTAA
- a CDS encoding PocR ligand-binding domain-containing protein: protein MKESIQLVDLIPKEKLDEILQAVNEACGIGSVIADTQGRPISSESNFCSFCKNYCRATPEGRTKCYASDAYGGRMSLDSNEPYVYDCLNAGLVDCATPIIVAGQHIGNLNGGQVLEESISTADAVARAKGIGITDIDGYLLALRKIPRVKRSRLQKIVNLMSVITQSISDMALQRIMLSRQSQEYLNKLINSVSDCIISVDTDFIIDMSNDRCSEVFGCGLNDFCGQSLMRFVADHKVLAAYKSSLEQGGQDNFRFELTALTTKKTPFPVQISISRVNDESGKAISYVAILRDITEEKRIAKMKEDLVGMLTHDMRNPILAIDRALELLAGGRLGPITDNQEKILKLALNTNDQLGSMVNAFLDIFRDENGRFELHKNYYDINKIIRQCIEEHSLLAEEKGLDVSFLQHDQRLTLFCDLFRLKRTVSNILSNAINYNVVGGTIQVRTASLKGSLIEASPYLPRQYRRRLVDSQNYVWMVIADTGFGVPEAYQETIFEKFFTVRTEAGLGRRGIGLGLAFSKLVAEAHDGFIFCRTPSRANPQSRTPGVEFHLVLPSGGPAPPQ from the coding sequence ATGAAAGAATCCATCCAGCTCGTGGACCTCATCCCCAAGGAAAAGCTCGACGAGATCCTCCAGGCCGTCAACGAGGCCTGCGGCATCGGTTCGGTCATCGCCGATACCCAGGGCCGCCCCATCTCCAGCGAGTCCAACTTCTGCTCGTTTTGCAAAAACTATTGCCGGGCCACCCCCGAAGGCCGCACCAAGTGCTATGCCAGCGACGCCTACGGCGGCCGGATGTCGCTCGATTCCAACGAGCCCTACGTCTACGACTGCCTCAACGCGGGCCTGGTGGACTGCGCCACGCCCATCATCGTGGCCGGCCAGCACATCGGCAACCTCAACGGCGGCCAGGTCCTGGAGGAATCCATCTCCACGGCCGACGCCGTGGCCCGGGCCAAGGGCATCGGCATCACGGACATCGACGGCTACCTGCTGGCCTTGCGCAAGATTCCCCGGGTCAAGCGCTCGCGCCTGCAAAAAATCGTCAACCTCATGTCCGTCATCACCCAGTCCATCAGCGACATGGCCCTGCAACGGATCATGCTGTCCCGCCAATCCCAGGAGTACCTCAACAAGCTCATCAACAGCGTCTCGGACTGCATCATCTCCGTGGACACCGATTTCATCATCGACATGAGCAACGACCGCTGCTCCGAGGTCTTCGGCTGTGGCCTCAACGATTTTTGCGGCCAGTCCCTCATGCGCTTCGTTGCGGACCACAAGGTGCTGGCCGCCTACAAGTCGAGCCTGGAGCAGGGGGGGCAGGACAATTTCCGCTTCGAACTCACGGCCCTGACCACCAAAAAAACGCCCTTTCCCGTGCAGATCTCCATCTCCCGGGTCAACGACGAATCCGGCAAGGCCATAAGCTACGTGGCCATCCTGCGCGATATCACCGAGGAAAAGCGCATCGCCAAGATGAAGGAAGACCTGGTCGGCATGCTCACCCACGACATGCGCAACCCCATCCTGGCCATCGACCGGGCCCTGGAGCTCCTGGCCGGCGGCCGGCTCGGCCCGATCACCGACAACCAGGAAAAGATCCTCAAGCTGGCGCTCAATACCAACGATCAGCTCGGCAGCATGGTCAACGCCTTCCTCGACATCTTCCGCGACGAGAACGGCCGGTTCGAGCTGCATAAAAACTATTACGACATCAACAAGATCATCCGGCAATGCATCGAGGAGCATTCCCTTCTGGCCGAGGAAAAAGGGCTCGACGTCAGCTTCTTGCAGCACGACCAGCGCCTGACCCTTTTTTGCGACCTCTTCCGCCTCAAAAGGACCGTGAGCAACATCCTGTCCAACGCCATCAACTACAATGTCGTCGGCGGCACGATCCAGGTGCGCACGGCGAGCCTCAAGGGCAGCCTGATCGAGGCCAGCCCCTACCTGCCCCGGCAGTACAGGCGCCGGCTGGTGGACAGCCAGAACTATGTCTGGATGGTCATCGCCGACACCGGCTTCGGCGTGCCGGAAGCCTACCAGGAGACCATTTTCGAGAAGTTCTTCACCGTCCGGACCGAGGCCGGGCTGGGCCGCCGGGGCATCGGCCTGGGGCTGGCCTTCAGCAAGCTGGTGGCCGAGGCCCACGACGGCTTCATCTTCTGCCGCACGCCGTCGCGCGCCAATCCCCAGTCCCGCACCCCGGGGGTGGAATTCCATCTGGTGCTTCCGAGCGGCGGCCCCGCGCCGCCGCAATGA
- a CDS encoding response regulator transcription factor, with translation MDSQRENQPIKVFIADDHPLLRIGLRLAFESIACITIVGESDNGFETIEKIQQTVPDVALIDIDMPGLSGIPAIRVLRKAFPGMKLLALSTYNDTNYIKNAMKAGADGYVLKTIDIDGLVKLITAFHDGRPIVSPYLVNLATDMGPEAPAPARDLDSLTNREKQILKHISEGKNNKEISEGLFLSVQTVKTHVKNIFKKLNVNSRFEAAIIARESGLFE, from the coding sequence ATGGACAGCCAGCGGGAAAACCAGCCTATCAAGGTCTTTATCGCTGACGACCATCCGCTGTTGCGCATCGGCCTGCGCCTGGCCTTCGAGAGCATCGCCTGCATCACCATTGTCGGCGAATCGGACAACGGTTTCGAGACCATCGAAAAAATCCAGCAGACCGTGCCCGATGTGGCGCTCATCGACATCGACATGCCGGGCCTGTCGGGCATTCCGGCCATCCGCGTCCTGCGCAAGGCCTTTCCCGGCATGAAGCTGCTGGCCCTTTCCACCTACAACGACACCAACTACATCAAAAACGCCATGAAGGCCGGCGCCGACGGCTACGTCCTCAAGACCATCGACATCGACGGCCTGGTGAAGCTCATCACCGCCTTTCATGACGGCCGGCCCATCGTTTCACCCTACCTGGTCAACCTGGCCACGGACATGGGACCCGAGGCCCCGGCCCCCGCGCGCGACCTCGACAGCCTGACCAACCGGGAAAAGCAGATCCTCAAGCACATCTCCGAAGGCAAAAACAACAAGGAAATCTCCGAGGGCCTGTTCCTCTCGGTCCAGACCGTCAAGACCCACGTGAAGAACATCTTCAAGAAGCTCAACGTCAACAGCCGGTTCGAGGCCGCCATCATCGCCCGGGAAAGCGGCCTGTTCGAATAG
- a CDS encoding glycyl-radical enzyme activating protein, which yields MTLRKRFQIFRPKAADNGRLLGVVSDFQRFSIHDGPGIRTIVFLKGCPLRCQWCQNPESMQARPEILYIRNNCIGCNQCLEACPTHCIEAVSGRGIVIDKAACLLPLCGACQAVCYANAINICGRYLGVDEVLEEVELDREFYERSGGGVTFSGGEPFAQPRFLLALAAGAKARGLHTAIETCGQADWEVMEPVLAHLDTVLYDLKHMDPEIHRRLTGVDNRRILDNLRRIDRLGLPIRVRLPLVPGRNDSPENLRATAAFVAELTHVEALDVLPYHRMGEPKWGQLDKDYPLHGLAPYTKDAVFALAAIMEAYPIRVTVGG from the coding sequence ATGACCTTGCGCAAACGCTTCCAGATCTTTCGGCCCAAGGCCGCGGACAACGGCCGCCTCCTCGGCGTTGTCAGCGATTTCCAGCGGTTTTCCATCCACGACGGCCCGGGCATCCGGACCATCGTCTTCCTCAAGGGCTGCCCCCTGCGCTGCCAGTGGTGCCAGAACCCCGAAAGCATGCAGGCGCGGCCCGAGATCCTCTACATCCGCAACAACTGCATCGGCTGCAACCAGTGCCTGGAGGCCTGCCCGACGCACTGCATCGAGGCGGTTTCCGGCCGGGGCATCGTCATCGACAAGGCGGCTTGCCTGCTGCCCCTGTGCGGCGCCTGCCAGGCCGTGTGCTACGCCAACGCCATCAACATCTGCGGCCGCTACCTCGGCGTGGACGAGGTGCTGGAGGAGGTGGAGCTCGACCGGGAGTTCTACGAGCGTTCCGGGGGCGGGGTGACCTTTTCCGGGGGCGAACCCTTCGCCCAGCCCCGGTTCCTCCTGGCCCTGGCCGCGGGGGCCAAGGCCAGGGGCCTGCATACGGCCATCGAGACCTGCGGCCAGGCCGACTGGGAGGTCATGGAGCCGGTGCTAGCCCACCTGGACACGGTGCTTTACGACCTCAAGCACATGGACCCGGAAATCCACCGCCGGCTCACCGGCGTGGACAACCGGCGCATCCTGGACAATCTCCGGCGCATCGACCGCCTGGGCCTGCCCATCCGGGTCCGCCTGCCCCTGGTCCCGGGGCGCAACGACAGCCCGGAAAACCTGCGGGCCACAGCCGCCTTCGTGGCCGAACTGACCCATGTCGAGGCCCTGGACGTGCTGCCCTACCATCGCATGGGCGAGCCCAAATGGGGGCAACTGGACAAGGACTATCCCCTGCACGGGCTGGCCCCGTACACCAAGGACGCGGTCTTCGCCCTGGCGGCGATCATGGAGGCCTATCCCATCCGGGTCACGGTCGGCGGCTGA